Proteins found in one Serratia plymuthica genomic segment:
- a CDS encoding hybrid sensor histidine kinase/response regulator has protein sequence MKLLQSLQNDEISPHAQIRLLDNTFMRLVFSFTAVPFVGIPFAIWLYLLGKELTPIIVWILIYFLCALAIRLWHRRYRRDTQENNAGTVIGRWLPRINNVAFVHGLGISSLYLITPEKNSFDFFLLLNISIAAIVAANATHLTPVISTFTRFFFASWGVLNLGIIWRLDDVMPIVLMLNLLYGFAIYRHALTSHAFFIQQALLEEKSSRLAEQFRQAKEEAEQALLDKNQFLTTASHDLRQPVHAMGFLIEAIIHKNRDATLIPQLLDLQQSVRSVHLMFNSLLDLSKIESGNVSTATTHVDIGKLLDSVITLFREEANSRALSLRTWRPKRRICVMGDQLLIRQSLINLIQNALRYTQEGGVLIAIRPRGEECLIEVWDTGVGIADEEKGKIFSPYYRPELAWKIDSAGHGLGLAVVARCAKLMKVKYGMRSIEGKGSRFWMRFALYAGEEHPPESVNAYAAAAAPTRYESLRGACLVVDDDPLVTSAWSSLMSTWGITVRCAASAEEAFAIIDEGFTPFAVLCDQRLRSGESGFDILKALFERLPDTSGAMVSGEFNSPVLQEAEQEGYLVLRKPLEPAKLHALLSQWAGC, from the coding sequence ATGAAATTACTTCAATCATTACAAAATGATGAGATCTCCCCACACGCACAAATCCGCCTGCTGGACAATACCTTCATGCGGCTGGTCTTCAGCTTTACCGCCGTGCCCTTTGTCGGTATTCCTTTCGCCATTTGGCTCTATTTATTGGGGAAGGAACTCACGCCAATTATTGTCTGGATACTGATATATTTTCTCTGCGCATTGGCCATCAGATTATGGCATCGTCGCTATCGCCGTGATACCCAGGAAAATAATGCCGGCACAGTGATTGGCCGTTGGTTGCCGCGCATAAATAACGTCGCCTTCGTGCATGGTTTGGGGATTTCATCCTTATATTTAATCACCCCGGAAAAAAACAGCTTCGATTTTTTCCTGTTATTAAACATCAGTATCGCAGCCATCGTCGCAGCCAATGCAACCCATCTGACGCCGGTCATCAGCACCTTTACACGCTTTTTCTTCGCCTCTTGGGGCGTGCTTAATCTTGGCATTATCTGGCGATTAGACGACGTCATGCCGATCGTGTTGATGCTCAATTTGCTTTATGGCTTCGCCATTTACCGGCACGCATTAACCTCGCATGCCTTCTTTATTCAGCAAGCGCTGCTCGAAGAGAAAAGCTCGCGCCTTGCGGAACAATTTCGGCAGGCCAAAGAAGAGGCGGAACAAGCCTTGCTGGATAAAAATCAATTTTTGACTACCGCCAGCCATGATTTGCGCCAGCCGGTACACGCGATGGGCTTTCTGATCGAGGCCATAATCCATAAGAATCGCGACGCCACGCTGATCCCTCAGCTGTTGGATCTGCAACAAAGCGTGCGGTCCGTGCATCTGATGTTCAACTCCTTGCTCGACCTCAGCAAAATCGAGTCCGGCAACGTCAGTACGGCGACCACCCATGTGGACATTGGAAAGCTGCTGGATTCCGTGATTACGCTGTTTCGCGAAGAAGCCAACAGCCGGGCACTATCATTGCGCACATGGCGGCCCAAACGGCGAATTTGCGTGATGGGCGATCAATTGCTCATCAGGCAATCGCTGATCAACCTGATACAAAATGCGCTGCGCTATACGCAAGAAGGCGGCGTATTGATAGCGATCCGCCCACGGGGCGAGGAATGCCTGATCGAAGTGTGGGACACCGGCGTCGGTATCGCCGACGAAGAGAAAGGTAAAATCTTTTCCCCCTATTATCGGCCCGAACTGGCGTGGAAAATCGACAGCGCCGGCCATGGATTGGGGCTGGCGGTGGTGGCGCGCTGTGCCAAACTGATGAAGGTGAAATACGGCATGCGCTCCATCGAAGGCAAAGGATCGCGTTTCTGGATGCGCTTTGCCCTGTATGCCGGCGAAGAGCACCCGCCGGAAAGCGTTAATGCCTACGCCGCCGCCGCTGCCCCAACCCGCTATGAGTCACTGCGCGGCGCCTGCCTGGTGGTGGACGATGACCCGCTGGTGACCTCCGCCTGGTCGAGCCTGATGAGTACCTGGGGCATCACCGTGCGCTGTGCGGCTTCAGCAGAGGAAGCTTTTGCGATTATCGACGAAGGCTTCACGCCTTTCGCCGTGCTGTGCGATCAACGGCTCCGCTCCGGCGAGAGCGGCTTCGATATCTTGAAAGCGCTGTTTGAGCGCCTGCCGGACACCAGCGGCGCCATGGTCAGCGGGGAATTCAACTCGCCGGTTCTGCAAGAGGCCGAGCAGGAAGGTTATCTGGTATTGAGAAAACCGCTGGAGCCGGCGAAATTGCATGCGCTGTTGAGCCAGTGGGCGGGATGTTAG
- a CDS encoding response regulator transcription factor, protein MEQDYALVVDDHPLVASGIANYLNTHCRFKHAYVVTNEADCYRHILENGAPRLMVIDFWLSEGTALKLLKELKNQYSKIRFLVVSGDENNEIWQKVRDAGGQGFVLKNKPPELFAEAVSALMENKQWFPLEHEECVTNAHGHLQKFNLTPRQTDVLIMMMRGFPNKRIASQLSISEPTVKEHISNILKKIGVNSRVEAITLLHGRQDHSQ, encoded by the coding sequence TTGGAGCAGGATTATGCACTGGTTGTCGATGACCATCCGCTGGTGGCAAGCGGCATCGCCAATTACCTGAATACGCATTGTCGTTTTAAACATGCCTATGTGGTAACCAACGAAGCTGATTGTTATCGCCATATTCTGGAAAATGGCGCTCCGCGCTTAATGGTCATCGATTTTTGGTTGTCCGAGGGTACGGCGTTGAAGTTACTCAAAGAGCTAAAAAACCAGTATTCGAAGATTCGTTTTCTGGTGGTCAGCGGCGATGAGAACAATGAAATATGGCAAAAAGTGCGCGATGCCGGCGGGCAGGGTTTCGTACTTAAAAATAAACCGCCTGAATTATTCGCCGAAGCCGTTTCCGCTCTGATGGAAAATAAACAATGGTTCCCTCTAGAGCACGAAGAATGTGTAACCAACGCTCACGGCCACCTGCAAAAATTCAATTTAACTCCGCGACAAACAGACGTATTAATCATGATGATGCGCGGTTTCCCCAATAAGAGAATAGCTTCGCAGTTGTCTATTTCCGAACCCACGGTTAAAGAGCACATTAGCAACATTCTCAAGAAAATAGGCGTAAACAGCCGGGTGGAGGCCATCACCCTGCTGCATGGCAGGCAGGATCATTCGCAATGA
- a CDS encoding autotransporter outer membrane beta-barrel domain-containing protein, with product MKDQTSHHLAVRKPLSKIYLALFSAPLILIGPADMARADDAIFDGDSRITQPLSYAGNVYVGRNQGGNLLIDNGEVNAYNINIGTRHDGLIYESLVTVRGPNAVLSAVNDQYVLRGGLNLGLGTLRVEEGALASAKEIVVGANRGYDSHLVATGAGSRVVSNFLSVGTDLGARSTLSIEDGAVLNTTFDARIGNGSGPGEPDKLSPKATVTGANSQWHVGRALTLYGDLDVLNGGAVNVGSIEVAGVSGARKTAELYIAGNGSRFTSGSHVSVGDYGNGVLSVVDGGEFSAGANELRLGDTGSGSNRGALIIGSRGNMDTGTGLTEPTLGAAGGAGTIDAQTAVNLRGGLFGSYVYFNHTSDNYDFRNKMMGEGEVINTAGRTTLSGDLTQLKANVTARGGKIIIAGDINTQPEDSPFDVQTLSAENGGTLILNATAGSDVSNGLGYSSAASIKSGGTLGGNGTLGQTEIQSGGHISPGDGNIGTLTLKRYLNFLGESFYDVDIAGDGSSDKLVVAGKTTISEQAKVQVTALDPQTSYQTGQSYRILTSEGGIDGRFAEAISKSAFLDVALNQGANAVDLTIAQKGGNPGEGGNPGEGGNPGEGGNPGEGGNPGEGGNPGEGGNPGEGGNPGEGGNPGEGGNPGEGGNKPGIFQTVAQTGNQWNTAGALSTLAQSGPSLALYNSLLLLNAPEARDAFNQLSGEVYPSIQSNLIAGSTQLFNVLNQRMLRAFDNDALPVPPLAMTLVQPGQAENNGVWGQTFGSWTRNSGNDNVGKLEGNTSGFLIGADRKLTDHSVRVGGYFGYSRGDYDIDSRRSKSDSDNYHLGLYAAGQQDAFSLRGALGYTWHRLENERNVDFGNFSDRLKADYDADSLLAFTEASYRFGQPEANVEPFINLSYIRLHTDNFQEKGGAAALSVRNETMNTFYSTLGVRGTKELPKDVSLYGSLGWQHAYGDKNTSSRMAFAGSDAFVTQGQAVDDNLMVADVGVSVKLSRSTTLAVGYQGQYGSDTQVNAVNANIKWSF from the coding sequence ATGAAAGATCAAACATCGCATCACTTAGCGGTAAGAAAGCCGCTTTCCAAAATTTACCTCGCACTTTTTTCCGCGCCGTTGATATTGATCGGGCCCGCCGATATGGCGCGCGCCGATGACGCTATTTTTGATGGCGACTCCCGTATTACGCAACCGTTGAGTTACGCGGGCAATGTTTACGTCGGTCGTAATCAAGGCGGGAACCTGTTGATCGATAACGGTGAAGTCAACGCCTATAACATCAATATCGGCACTCGTCATGACGGTCTGATTTATGAAAGCCTGGTGACGGTCAGGGGGCCTAATGCCGTATTGAGCGCCGTCAACGATCAATATGTTCTGCGCGGCGGTTTAAATCTGGGCCTGGGTACGTTGCGGGTTGAAGAAGGGGCGCTGGCCAGCGCGAAAGAGATCGTGGTCGGCGCCAACCGCGGCTACGACAGCCATCTTGTCGCTACGGGCGCCGGTTCCAGAGTCGTCAGCAATTTTCTCAGCGTCGGCACCGATCTGGGGGCCCGATCCACGCTGTCGATTGAAGACGGCGCGGTGCTGAACACCACGTTCGATGCGCGCATCGGCAACGGTTCCGGGCCCGGCGAGCCCGATAAGCTAAGCCCGAAAGCTACGGTTACGGGGGCGAATTCGCAGTGGCATGTCGGCCGCGCGCTCACGCTTTACGGCGATCTTGATGTGTTGAACGGCGGTGCGGTCAATGTCGGCAGCATCGAGGTGGCGGGCGTCTCAGGCGCGAGGAAAACTGCCGAGCTGTATATAGCCGGCAATGGCTCGCGCTTCACCAGCGGGAGCCATGTCAGCGTGGGGGATTACGGCAACGGCGTGCTGTCGGTCGTTGACGGCGGCGAATTTTCCGCCGGCGCAAACGAATTGCGGTTGGGCGATACCGGCTCCGGCTCGAACAGAGGCGCGCTGATCATCGGCAGCCGCGGCAATATGGATACCGGCACCGGATTGACCGAACCCACGCTAGGCGCGGCGGGTGGCGCGGGCACTATCGATGCCCAGACGGCGGTCAACCTGCGGGGCGGCTTGTTCGGCAGCTATGTGTACTTTAACCATACTTCCGACAACTACGACTTCCGCAACAAGATGATGGGGGAAGGCGAGGTTATCAATACCGCCGGGCGCACGACCCTGAGCGGCGATTTGACCCAGCTCAAGGCGAATGTGACCGCGCGGGGCGGCAAAATCATCATCGCCGGCGATATCAATACGCAGCCAGAAGACAGCCCTTTCGACGTGCAGACGCTGAGCGCCGAGAACGGCGGTACCTTGATCCTCAACGCCACGGCCGGTTCTGACGTCAGCAATGGCCTGGGTTACAGCAGCGCCGCGTCGATCAAATCCGGCGGTACGCTGGGCGGCAACGGCACCTTGGGCCAGACCGAGATCCAGTCTGGCGGCCATATTTCCCCCGGCGACGGCAACATCGGCACGCTCACGCTGAAGCGCTATCTGAATTTCCTCGGTGAATCTTTCTACGACGTCGATATCGCCGGCGACGGCAGCAGCGACAAACTGGTCGTGGCGGGTAAAACCACCATCAGCGAGCAGGCCAAAGTGCAGGTTACCGCGCTGGATCCGCAAACCAGCTATCAGACAGGACAAAGCTATCGCATTTTAACTTCGGAGGGCGGGATTGACGGCCGGTTCGCCGAGGCTATCTCAAAATCGGCATTTTTGGACGTGGCGCTCAATCAGGGTGCGAATGCCGTGGATCTGACGATTGCGCAAAAAGGCGGCAATCCGGGCGAGGGCGGTAACCCAGGCGAGGGCGGTAACCCAGGCGAGGGCGGTAATCCAGGTGAGGGCGGTAATCCAGGCGAGGGCGGTAATCCGGGTGAGGGCGGCAACCCAGGCGAGGGCGGTAACCCAGGCGAAGGCGGCAACCCGGGCGAGGGTGGCAACCCAGGCGAAGGCGGCAACAAGCCCGGTATTTTCCAAACGGTGGCGCAAACCGGCAACCAGTGGAATACCGCCGGCGCCCTTTCGACGTTGGCGCAGAGCGGCCCTTCATTGGCCTTATACAATTCCTTGCTGTTGTTGAACGCGCCGGAAGCCCGCGACGCATTCAATCAACTGTCCGGTGAAGTCTATCCCTCCATTCAGTCAAACCTGATCGCCGGCAGCACGCAGCTGTTCAATGTTCTGAATCAACGCATGCTGCGCGCGTTCGATAATGATGCGTTGCCCGTGCCACCGCTGGCGATGACGCTGGTTCAGCCTGGCCAAGCTGAAAATAACGGCGTATGGGGGCAGACCTTCGGCTCCTGGACAAGAAACAGCGGTAACGACAACGTGGGGAAACTGGAGGGCAACACCAGCGGTTTCCTGATCGGTGCCGATCGTAAGCTCACCGACCACAGTGTTCGCGTTGGGGGATATTTTGGCTATAGCCGCGGCGATTACGATATCGATAGCCGCCGCTCCAAGTCCGACAGCGACAATTACCACCTGGGTCTGTATGCCGCAGGGCAGCAGGATGCCTTCTCCTTGCGCGGTGCGCTGGGTTACACCTGGCATCGGCTTGAGAATGAGCGCAACGTTGATTTCGGTAATTTTTCCGATCGGCTCAAGGCGGACTATGACGCTGACTCGCTGCTGGCGTTCACCGAAGCGAGCTACCGTTTTGGTCAGCCGGAAGCGAACGTCGAGCCATTTATCAATCTGAGCTACATCCGTCTGCACACCGATAACTTCCAGGAAAAGGGCGGCGCCGCCGCGCTGAGCGTCCGCAATGAAACGATGAATACCTTCTATTCGACATTGGGCGTACGCGGTACCAAAGAGCTGCCGAAAGACGTCAGTCTTTACGGCTCGCTAGGTTGGCAGCATGCCTACGGCGATAAAAACACGTCATCGCGCATGGCATTTGCCGGCAGTGACGCTTTTGTCACCCAGGGGCAGGCGGTTGATGACAACCTGATGGTGGCCGATGTCGGGGTGAGCGTGAAGCTGTCGCGATCCACCACGCTGGCCGTCGGTTATCAGGGGCAATACGGTTCTGATACTCAGGTCAATGCGGTCAATGCCAACATCAAATGGTCATTCTGA
- the rluF gene encoding 23S rRNA pseudouridine(2604) synthase RluF — protein MLTQSSIRLNKYISDSGICSRRHADRHIKLGNVFINDRLAAVGAQVFSGDRVRVNDRQIAPRDAEDLVLIALNKPVGILTSMGKHERDNIGDFVNHDKRTFPVGRLDKNSQGLIFLTNQGELVNKILRAGNNHEKEYIVTVNKPLTDAFIQGMGAGVPILGKVTHPCQVEKEASQVFRITLVQGLNRQIRRMCKYFGYEVTKLERVRIMNVELTGLALGEWRDFTDDERIELFKLIEHSSSEEPCLAAQ, from the coding sequence ATGCTGACTCAATCATCCATTCGCCTCAACAAATACATTAGCGACAGCGGCATCTGTTCCCGTCGCCATGCCGATCGTCACATCAAACTGGGCAACGTTTTTATCAACGACAGGCTGGCCGCCGTGGGCGCACAGGTATTTTCAGGGGACAGAGTGAGAGTTAACGATCGGCAGATCGCGCCGCGGGATGCGGAAGATCTGGTGCTTATCGCGCTCAATAAGCCGGTTGGTATCCTCACCAGCATGGGCAAGCACGAGCGGGATAACATCGGCGATTTCGTTAACCACGACAAACGCACCTTCCCTGTCGGCCGCCTGGATAAAAACTCTCAGGGGCTGATCTTTCTGACCAATCAGGGTGAACTGGTCAACAAGATCCTTCGCGCCGGCAATAATCACGAAAAAGAATACATAGTCACCGTCAACAAGCCGCTGACCGATGCGTTTATTCAGGGTATGGGCGCGGGTGTGCCGATATTGGGTAAAGTGACCCATCCATGCCAGGTGGAGAAAGAAGCCTCGCAGGTATTTCGCATCACGCTGGTTCAGGGGCTTAACCGCCAGATTCGCCGCATGTGCAAATACTTCGGTTATGAGGTCACCAAACTCGAGCGCGTGCGCATCATGAACGTCGAGCTCACCGGGCTGGCGCTGGGCGAGTGGCGGGATTTCACCGATGACGAGCGGATCGAATTATTTAAGCTGATAGAACACTCGTCGTCCGAAGAGCCTTGCCTTGCGGCACAATAG
- a CDS encoding winged helix-turn-helix transcriptional regulator: protein MKRKSLEDAQCPVARTLDVIGDWWSLLIVRDAFDGVRRFSEFQKGLGMAKNILSTRLRTLVAHGILEIAPASDGSAYQEYILTDKGRALFPVIVGLRQWGEDHLFAQGEAHSHLVESDSGQPIPRMTPTGHDGQTLTPLNTRVVKVE from the coding sequence ATGAAACGCAAAAGCCTGGAAGATGCACAGTGTCCGGTGGCACGTACGCTGGATGTGATCGGCGATTGGTGGTCGCTGCTGATCGTGCGCGACGCCTTTGACGGCGTACGCCGTTTCAGCGAGTTTCAAAAAGGGTTGGGGATGGCGAAGAACATTCTCTCCACCCGCCTGCGCACGCTGGTGGCGCACGGCATTTTGGAAATAGCGCCCGCTTCGGACGGCAGCGCCTATCAGGAATATATTCTTACCGACAAGGGCCGCGCGCTGTTCCCGGTGATCGTCGGCCTGCGCCAATGGGGGGAAGATCATCTGTTTGCGCAGGGCGAGGCGCACTCGCATCTGGTGGAAAGCGACAGCGGCCAACCTATCCCGCGCATGACGCCGACCGGCCACGACGGGCAGACTCTTACGCCGCTGAATACCAGAGTGGTGAAGGTGGAATAG
- a CDS encoding MFS transporter, giving the protein MSDKTLDPICTPQSRALSRLPVSLVLLLAGASAFSVANVYYAQPLLDAIAHDFNISLASVGIVITATQLGCALALLLVVPLGDLINRHRLLAVQQLLLMAALCVVGWANSSALLLAGMLLVGLLGTAMTQGLIAFAATLAAPHERGRVVGAAQGGVVLGLLLARTLSGSLADIGGWRAVYFFSAAVTLILLPVLSRLLPTLRTPPSTLSYPALLHSMLALLLRDRTLQIRGMLALLMFGAFSIFWSALVLPLSQAPFNFSHSVIGAFGLVGAVGALAAVRAGHLADRGLGQVASGVCLLLLVLAWLPLGMLGHGLAWLVAGIVLLDLAGQAIHVLNQSMIFSAHPQAHSRLVGCYMLFYAVGSGLGAFAGTHVYAVAGWPGVCGLGAGVSLVALLFWWLTLRGMPASGAAVEQ; this is encoded by the coding sequence ATGAGTGACAAAACGCTGGATCCGATCTGTACGCCGCAAAGCCGCGCGCTCAGCCGGCTGCCGGTTTCGCTGGTGCTGCTGCTGGCCGGGGCCAGCGCTTTTAGCGTGGCTAACGTGTATTACGCTCAGCCGCTGCTGGATGCGATCGCTCATGATTTCAATATCAGCCTGGCGTCGGTGGGGATAGTGATCACCGCCACCCAGCTTGGTTGCGCGCTGGCTCTGTTGCTGGTGGTGCCGCTGGGGGATTTGATTAATCGCCACCGGCTGCTGGCGGTGCAGCAACTGTTGTTGATGGCCGCGCTGTGCGTGGTGGGGTGGGCGAACAGCAGCGCGCTATTGCTGGCGGGCATGCTGCTGGTGGGGTTGCTTGGCACCGCCATGACTCAGGGATTGATCGCCTTTGCCGCCACGCTGGCGGCGCCGCATGAGCGCGGGCGGGTGGTGGGCGCAGCGCAAGGCGGGGTGGTGCTGGGCCTGTTGTTGGCACGCACGCTGTCCGGCTCACTGGCGGATATCGGCGGCTGGCGGGCGGTCTATTTTTTCTCGGCTGCGGTGACGTTGATCCTGCTGCCGGTGTTGTCGCGCCTGTTGCCAACGCTGCGCACGCCGCCGTCGACGCTCAGTTATCCGGCCTTGCTGCACTCAATGCTGGCTTTATTGCTGCGCGATCGCACGCTGCAAATTCGCGGCATGCTGGCACTGCTGATGTTTGGCGCGTTCAGCATCTTCTGGAGCGCGCTGGTGCTGCCGCTCAGCCAGGCGCCGTTCAATTTTTCACATTCGGTGATTGGCGCCTTCGGTTTGGTCGGGGCGGTTGGCGCTCTGGCGGCGGTGCGCGCCGGGCATCTGGCGGATCGTGGGTTAGGGCAAGTGGCGAGCGGTGTCTGCCTGCTGTTGCTGGTGCTGGCCTGGTTGCCGCTTGGCATGCTGGGGCACGGTCTGGCGTGGCTGGTGGCCGGTATCGTGCTGCTCGATCTGGCCGGGCAGGCGATTCACGTGCTGAACCAGAGCATGATTTTTAGCGCGCACCCGCAGGCCCACAGCCGGTTGGTGGGTTGTTATATGCTGTTTTACGCGGTGGGCAGCGGGCTGGGCGCCTTTGCCGGCACCCACGTATACGCCGTGGCGGGTTGGCCCGGCGTGTGTGGGCTGGGGGCTGGCGTTAGCCTGGTCGCCTTGCTGTTCTGGTGGCTGACGCTGCGTGGCATGCCGGCCTCAGGCGCGGCGGTAGAACAATAA